The stretch of DNA CACCGAATCTCCACGCTGATCTTCATTTTCTTTTTTGTGCGCGTCGTTCCGATTCCAGCGTTCTTCTTTCTGGGATTTTGGTTTCTTCTGCAGGTCCTTCAATCGCGCATGGGCGGACCGGTGGCTTGGTGGGCGCATATCGGCGGATTCCTTGTCGGCATGATCTTCGTGGGTGTATTCCTTCGCCAGAAACGCCGCAGTCCATGAAGAAGGTCCCTTCGACGTTGAGCATAGTCGTTTCGGTTTTTAATGA from Bdellovibrionota bacterium encodes:
- a CDS encoding rhomboid family intramembrane serine protease; translation: HRISTLIFIFFFVRVVPIPAFFFLGFWFLLQVLQSRMGGPVAWWAHIGGFLVGMIFVGVFLRQKRRSP